Proteins encoded within one genomic window of Mycobacteriales bacterium:
- a CDS encoding 3-hydroxybutyryl-CoA dehydrogenase, with the protein MEIRTAGVVGLGTMGAGIVEVFARAGLDVIAVEVDEPLLSAGRKRVETSLDKAVERGKLDGGERDAILGRLTCTTDRADLARADLVTEAVPERLDIKASLFAELDRICPAHTVLATNTSSLPVTKIATSTTRPSRVVGLHFFNPAPVMKLVEVVHTVRTDQEVTTAVHDLAKRCGKTPVVVGDRAGFVANALLFGYLNAAARAVETGQAAAGDLDAAMVAACGLPMGPLTLMDLIGLDVCLDVMETMFDESRDQRYAPAPLLRRLVMAGDLGRKTGSGYYQYGDGGAAQWLPVPEFATGTARASTTVVAVGEGSSRVFDALPGVPRVAPSEVGDADVVLVDGGSRGASADLLARVARAAKPDAVLAVATTDEAPVAALLAGIERARDVVGVHVPRTPRAGVVEVVATVRSDPAAVATVVDLVRGAGQTALACRDRPGHVVDYLLLPHLGDAVRMVDDGYASADDVDVAMRLGCGYGDGPFAMLAAVGPDEVRSVLSHLAAATHLPSVAPSPLLDELAALG; encoded by the coding sequence GTGGAGATTCGCACTGCCGGAGTGGTCGGACTCGGCACGATGGGCGCCGGCATCGTCGAGGTGTTCGCGCGGGCCGGTCTGGACGTCATCGCCGTCGAGGTCGACGAGCCGTTGCTCTCCGCCGGCCGGAAGCGGGTCGAGACCTCGCTCGACAAGGCGGTCGAGCGCGGCAAGCTCGACGGCGGCGAACGAGACGCCATCCTCGGCCGCCTGACCTGCACGACGGACCGCGCCGACCTGGCCCGGGCCGATCTGGTGACGGAGGCCGTCCCGGAGCGGCTGGACATCAAAGCCTCGCTGTTCGCCGAGCTCGACCGGATATGCCCTGCGCACACCGTCCTGGCGACGAACACGTCCTCGCTGCCGGTCACCAAGATCGCGACGTCGACCACCCGGCCGTCGCGGGTCGTCGGGCTGCACTTCTTCAACCCGGCACCGGTGATGAAGCTCGTCGAGGTCGTCCACACCGTGCGGACCGACCAGGAGGTCACCACCGCGGTCCATGACCTCGCCAAGCGGTGTGGCAAGACGCCGGTGGTGGTCGGCGACCGCGCCGGGTTTGTCGCCAACGCTCTGCTGTTCGGATATCTCAACGCCGCTGCTCGCGCCGTCGAGACCGGACAGGCCGCGGCAGGCGACCTCGACGCCGCGATGGTCGCCGCGTGCGGGCTGCCGATGGGTCCGTTGACGTTGATGGACCTGATCGGGCTCGACGTCTGCCTCGACGTCATGGAGACCATGTTCGACGAGAGCCGCGACCAGCGGTACGCCCCCGCGCCCCTGCTGCGCCGGCTGGTGATGGCCGGCGACCTCGGCCGCAAGACCGGGAGCGGGTATTACCAGTACGGCGACGGCGGGGCGGCGCAGTGGCTGCCGGTACCCGAGTTCGCGACCGGCACCGCCCGGGCCTCGACGACCGTGGTCGCGGTCGGGGAAGGGTCCTCACGCGTGTTCGACGCCTTGCCCGGAGTGCCACGCGTCGCCCCATCCGAGGTCGGCGACGCCGACGTCGTACTCGTCGACGGCGGATCGCGGGGTGCGTCGGCCGACCTGCTCGCGCGCGTGGCGCGGGCCGCGAAGCCGGACGCGGTGCTCGCCGTCGCCACCACCGACGAGGCGCCGGTCGCTGCGCTGCTGGCCGGGATCGAGCGCGCCCGTGACGTGGTCGGCGTCCACGTGCCGCGCACCCCGCGGGCGGGTGTCGTGGAGGTGGTGGCGACGGTACGCAGCGACCCCGCTGCCGTCGCGACCGTGGTCGACCTGGTGCGCGGGGCGGGGCAGACCGCGTTGGCCTGTCGCGACCGGCCGGGCCATGTCGTCGACTACCTGTTGCTGCCGCATCTCGGCGACGCCGTGCGCATGGTGGACGACGGGTACGCGTCGGCCGACGACGTCGACGTCGCGATGCGGCTCGGCTGCGGCTACGGCGACGGCCCGTTCGCGATGCTCGCTGCCGTCGGTCCCGATGAGGTCCGTTCGGTGCTGTCGCACCTGGCCGCCGCGACGCACCTGCCGTCGGTGGCCCCGTCGCCATTGCTGGACGAGCTCGCCGCGCTGGGCTAG